In a single window of the Ferrimicrobium acidiphilum DSM 19497 genome:
- a CDS encoding bifunctional o-acetylhomoserine/o-acetylserine sulfhydrylase: protein MSQWGFETQQIHAGAVADPTTGARAVPIYQTSSYVFRDTKHAAALFGLEELGNIYTRLGNPTQAVFEDRIAALEGGVGALATASGQAAETLALVNLAEGGGHIVASSSLYGGSYNLLHYTLAKLGIQTTFIANPDDLGEWESAIRPETRAFYAETIGNPKGDIIDFAGISSVAHDHGIPLVVDNTLATPFLAQPLRYGADIVVHSATKFIGGHGTSLGGVIVDGGTFDYENSGRFTNFTEPDESYHGLIYSELPEALWPARYILKARLQYMRDIGASVSPFNAFQFLLGLETLSLRMERHVSNALAVAEWLESRDEVAWVSYAGLKSSPWHERQQRYLPRGAGAIIGFGIKGSEAAGQRFIEGLELFSHLANVGDVRSLAIHPASTTHSQLTEAERLATGVSADLVRLSIGLETIDDILADLEAGFRAAKES, encoded by the coding sequence ATGTCCCAATGGGGATTTGAGACACAACAGATTCACGCCGGTGCAGTCGCCGACCCTACCACGGGAGCGCGCGCCGTTCCTATCTACCAGACCTCAAGCTACGTCTTTCGCGATACGAAGCACGCAGCTGCACTCTTTGGACTCGAGGAGCTTGGAAATATCTATACACGTCTTGGGAACCCAACCCAGGCTGTTTTTGAAGACCGGATCGCCGCCCTCGAGGGTGGGGTAGGAGCGCTCGCCACTGCAAGTGGACAGGCAGCCGAGACGCTGGCGTTGGTGAACCTAGCCGAAGGAGGTGGGCATATCGTTGCCTCCTCGTCGCTATATGGTGGCAGCTATAACCTGTTGCACTACACGCTCGCCAAGCTCGGGATTCAAACGACCTTCATCGCCAATCCTGATGATCTGGGAGAGTGGGAGTCTGCAATTCGCCCTGAGACTCGTGCCTTCTATGCAGAGACGATTGGCAATCCCAAGGGAGATATTATTGACTTCGCCGGGATCTCAAGCGTGGCTCATGACCATGGGATTCCGCTGGTTGTAGATAACACCCTTGCAACTCCGTTCCTAGCGCAGCCCTTGCGTTATGGCGCGGATATCGTTGTACATTCTGCGACCAAGTTCATTGGCGGCCACGGAACGTCTCTCGGCGGAGTGATTGTGGACGGGGGCACCTTCGACTACGAAAATTCGGGTCGATTCACTAACTTTACCGAACCCGACGAGAGTTACCATGGCCTGATCTACTCTGAGCTTCCGGAGGCACTTTGGCCGGCGCGCTACATTCTCAAGGCACGTCTGCAGTACATGCGTGATATAGGAGCCTCGGTATCGCCATTCAACGCCTTTCAGTTTCTCTTGGGGCTAGAGACCTTGAGCCTGAGAATGGAGCGCCATGTATCAAACGCGCTTGCGGTGGCAGAGTGGCTTGAGAGTCGAGATGAGGTTGCCTGGGTTTCGTATGCAGGTTTAAAGTCGAGCCCATGGCATGAGCGTCAGCAGCGCTACCTACCTCGCGGAGCGGGAGCGATCATTGGTTTTGGGATCAAGGGTTCTGAGGCTGCTGGTCAGCGCTTTATTGAGGGACTCGAGCTCTTTAGTCATCTTGCGAACGTCGGTGATGTCCGTAGTTTGGCTATCCATCCTGCATCGACAACCCATTCGCAGTTGACCGAGGCGGAGCGTCTCGCTACTGGTGTTAGCGCTGACCTTGTCCGTCTCTCGATTGGGCTTGAGACCATTGATGATATCTTGGCTGACTTGGAGGCTGGTTTCCGTGCTGCAAAAGAGAGTTGA
- a CDS encoding Cof-type HAD-IIB family hydrolase: MTETSSIRLVLADVDGTLVTNDKVLTARAKKAVRRLHEAQILFSLTSGRPPRGMEMFIEPLDITLPFAAFNGGQIVSPTFETLVQHVLDDQVLGEIVDSLGRAKLDTWFYAGSEWYVPDRDGIHVDRESATVKFEPEVMNHKHRPSGSIVKVVGVSDDHNLITKMTNEIREAFGDKVTAEASQPYYLDITHPLANKGAVVSYLAKCYELNTDQIATIGDMPNDVEMFTKSGLAIAMGNAEPEVQHAADQVTTSNSEEGFANAMDRFVLARDASKA; this comes from the coding sequence ATGACAGAGACTAGTTCGATTCGTTTGGTGCTCGCAGATGTTGACGGAACGCTTGTAACCAACGACAAAGTACTCACCGCCAGAGCCAAGAAGGCGGTTAGGCGACTCCATGAAGCACAGATCCTCTTCTCGCTTACCAGTGGGCGACCGCCTCGTGGGATGGAGATGTTTATCGAGCCTTTAGATATCACCCTGCCTTTCGCGGCCTTCAACGGCGGTCAGATTGTCTCGCCGACCTTCGAAACGTTGGTTCAACATGTCCTTGACGATCAAGTATTGGGAGAGATTGTAGATAGCCTTGGCAGAGCGAAGCTCGATACCTGGTTCTACGCCGGGTCGGAATGGTACGTTCCAGATCGTGATGGCATTCATGTGGATAGAGAGTCAGCTACTGTGAAGTTTGAGCCTGAAGTTATGAACCACAAACATAGACCGTCAGGTTCGATTGTCAAGGTAGTCGGTGTCAGCGACGATCACAACCTCATCACGAAGATGACCAACGAGATCCGTGAGGCCTTCGGCGATAAGGTAACAGCTGAGGCTTCGCAACCCTATTATCTCGATATCACCCACCCACTCGCCAACAAGGGAGCTGTGGTGAGTTATCTGGCTAAATGTTACGAGCTCAATACCGATCAAATTGCCACCATTGGTGACATGCCAAATGATGTGGAGATGTTCACCAAGTCCGGATTGGCGATCGCGATGGGTAACGCTGAACCAGAGGTCCAACATGCTGCCGATCAGGTCACGACTTCAAACTCAGAGGAAGGATTCGCCAACGCCATGGATCGATTCGTCTTGGCGCGAGATGCATCCAAGGCCTAG